One Verrucomicrobiota bacterium genomic region harbors:
- a CDS encoding Na/Pi symporter yields the protein MDSTLQSLGGLGLFLFGMALMTSGLRRLAGNKMHHWLGKATRTPISGAISGAVTTALVQSSSATTVATVGFVGAGLLTFPQSLGILFGANLGTTITGWMVAVIGFKLKLGTAALPLLFIAAILYLVKAYPKVRSTGKALAGFALIFLGISYLQDGLAGLQDLVDFSSFDSSGFSGRILLLLFGVGITLVTQSSSATVAASITALVTGMLDLPQAAAVVIGADIGTTGTAALAAITGNTASRRTGFAHVIFNVFTGVLAFFFLPLYLWFCGTYFPTTVIQSPELIVISFHSAFNALGVLVAIPFTQQFGRLIIRMIPERENLLISPLDHKFLGDQAAIEALETACRRIASSVLKLGSRILTGDIKENHFRKLEEAEKAISDARDYAVRAGEKSGVNELDTDRLFSLLHIIDHLERFVQRVRNTTQSEGLLKHHDLALRAQSLARSLMNLAAEIEERGQPNSLEHFAQFEDQLRTDKSSFRTQAIQSATQGKLTADELDRALDGARWLRRLAHHAWRIVHYVAKLEPQKKDSSK from the coding sequence ATGGATTCCACTCTACAATCACTCGGAGGTTTAGGCCTGTTTCTTTTTGGAATGGCCTTGATGACTTCCGGACTACGGAGACTGGCCGGAAATAAAATGCATCATTGGCTGGGCAAGGCAACTCGCACCCCTATTTCCGGAGCCATATCCGGCGCAGTAACCACGGCGTTGGTTCAATCTTCAAGTGCGACTACCGTAGCAACCGTCGGTTTCGTCGGGGCCGGCCTGCTAACCTTTCCTCAATCTCTAGGCATCTTATTCGGGGCTAACCTCGGAACCACCATCACTGGTTGGATGGTTGCGGTCATTGGTTTCAAATTAAAGCTTGGAACGGCCGCCCTTCCTTTACTCTTTATCGCTGCCATACTCTACTTGGTAAAAGCGTATCCAAAAGTCAGAAGCACCGGCAAAGCTCTGGCAGGATTTGCTCTCATTTTTCTCGGCATCAGTTACCTGCAGGACGGTCTTGCCGGATTACAAGATTTGGTCGATTTCAGTTCCTTTGATTCGAGCGGATTCAGCGGTCGTATTTTGCTGTTACTATTTGGGGTCGGCATAACCCTGGTAACACAATCATCCAGTGCTACCGTGGCCGCTTCAATCACGGCACTGGTTACTGGAATGTTGGATCTTCCTCAAGCGGCGGCGGTTGTTATTGGCGCGGACATAGGCACGACTGGCACTGCCGCTCTGGCAGCTATCACCGGCAATACAGCTTCCAGACGTACCGGCTTTGCCCATGTGATCTTTAATGTGTTTACCGGGGTTCTGGCCTTTTTCTTTCTTCCGCTCTATTTGTGGTTTTGCGGAACCTATTTCCCAACCACCGTAATCCAGTCACCTGAGCTCATTGTGATCTCATTTCATTCCGCTTTCAATGCCCTCGGTGTTTTGGTGGCGATTCCCTTTACCCAGCAGTTCGGACGTTTGATTATTCGAATGATTCCAGAACGGGAAAATCTTCTGATCTCGCCGCTCGACCATAAATTCCTCGGCGATCAAGCCGCAATAGAGGCATTGGAAACGGCATGCCGTCGCATCGCCAGCTCCGTTCTAAAACTAGGGTCCCGTATACTTACTGGTGATATTAAAGAGAACCATTTCCGCAAGTTGGAAGAAGCTGAAAAAGCCATATCTGATGCGAGAGACTACGCAGTGAGAGCAGGAGAGAAATCAGGAGTAAACGAGCTTGATACAGACCGTCTTTTCTCACTCCTGCACATCATTGATCATTTGGAGCGATTCGTGCAAAGAGTTCGTAATACAACGCAATCTGAAGGGTTGTTAAAACACCACGACCTGGCCTTGCGCGCTCAAAGCTTGGCAAGAAGCCTGATGAATCTTGCTGCTGAAATTGAAGAACGGGGTCAGCCGAATTCGTTGGAGCACTTTGCCCAATTTGAAGATCAACTCAGGACAGATAAATCAAGCTTTAGGACCCAAGCTATCCAGAGCGCCACTCAGGGCAAACTTACCGCCGACGAATTGGATCGAGCATTGGACGGGGCCAGATGGTTAAGAAGGCTCGCCCACCATGCCTGGAGAATTGTGCATTACGTTGCGAAGCTGGAACCTCAGAAAAAAGATTCTTCTAAGTAG
- a CDS encoding site-2 protease family protein translates to MKWSFPIARIFGTQLRIHITFFLLLIWVGFAFAGEGDWTDGLTGVVFVLALFVCVILHEFGHALTARVYGIKTPDITLLPIGGVARLERMPKEPTHELLVALAGPAVNLVIAAILFVILQAGTPFREAYMKLDSLSGFFGSLMLINIWLVLFNLIPAFPMDGGRVLRALLATRLPYAKATNVAAWFWDRGQAKAVWLPPLGGTTVPNRGAFGVSANGSQVVGWAQASLTQQAAVMWTHGGAPVVLHKTGDTVLGLSALSISPDGSVVAGFAYNAGTGKNTAFKWTESGGMVALSPPTTGTHALTYTTAVRVSANGRVIVGYGENVLGNEEAVFWVDEQPFRVSDIAFAAGALPASWEPFRAYGVDATGNSISGYGRATSGKIEAYVLVLDASYIPPQPPPPPLPIIKSAFIEGSLSIRFVGVPGIDYRIRGGKNLKTWNTLDDWKEGTGQEVLFATIPDLSDSGYFIQVEARAD, encoded by the coding sequence ATGAAATGGTCATTTCCAATCGCTCGTATTTTTGGCACTCAGCTGCGCATTCACATAACATTCTTTCTGCTTCTTATATGGGTTGGATTTGCTTTCGCGGGCGAGGGTGATTGGACAGACGGTTTAACCGGCGTTGTCTTTGTTCTGGCACTTTTCGTTTGCGTGATATTACACGAGTTCGGCCATGCGCTTACGGCAAGAGTCTACGGAATTAAAACACCAGATATCACCCTTCTGCCAATCGGCGGTGTGGCCCGACTCGAACGTATGCCCAAAGAACCCACGCACGAATTGCTGGTGGCCTTGGCTGGTCCGGCTGTCAATCTAGTCATTGCGGCCATTTTGTTTGTTATACTCCAAGCAGGAACTCCCTTCCGGGAGGCTTACATGAAACTGGATTCCTTAAGTGGGTTTTTCGGCAGTCTTATGCTCATCAACATCTGGCTGGTATTGTTCAACCTGATACCCGCATTTCCCATGGATGGCGGTCGGGTACTGCGTGCTTTGCTGGCAACCAGATTGCCTTATGCCAAGGCTACAAACGTGGCAGCTTGGTTCTGGGATCGTGGTCAGGCCAAGGCAGTTTGGCTTCCTCCTCTTGGAGGAACTACTGTTCCTAATCGAGGGGCTTTTGGAGTGAGTGCAAATGGGAGCCAAGTAGTCGGTTGGGCCCAGGCTTCGTTGACTCAGCAAGCCGCCGTTATGTGGACCCATGGAGGAGCGCCAGTGGTGCTACACAAAACCGGCGACACGGTTCTTGGTTTGAGTGCACTTTCAATTTCTCCCGATGGATCTGTTGTGGCTGGCTTTGCTTACAATGCAGGTACCGGGAAAAACACCGCGTTTAAATGGACGGAGTCAGGAGGCATGGTCGCTCTTTCTCCTCCCACTACCGGGACGCACGCTTTAACCTACACAACCGCTGTGCGTGTGAGTGCGAATGGCCGGGTAATTGTAGGTTATGGAGAGAACGTCTTGGGGAATGAAGAAGCTGTTTTCTGGGTGGATGAACAACCGTTCCGGGTGTCGGATATTGCATTTGCTGCGGGAGCTTTGCCAGCATCCTGGGAGCCATTTCGCGCGTACGGAGTCGATGCGACGGGCAACTCCATTAGTGGTTACGGGCGTGCGACCAGTGGTAAAATTGAAGCCTACGTTCTGGTGCTTGATGCCAGCTATATTCCTCCTCAACCTCCACCGCCGCCATTACCGATTATTAAGTCCGCTTTTATTGAGGGTTCACTTTCCATTCGGTTTGTTGGAGTCCCTGGAATCGACTACAGAATCAGGGGAGGTAAGAACCTGAAAACCTGGAATACCCTGGATGACTGGAAGGAAGGCACAGGACAGGAAGTTTTGTTTGCAACGATTCCGGACCTTTCGGATTCCGGGTATTTCATTCAAGTGGAGGCACGTGCCGACTGA